In Nitrospira sp., a single genomic region encodes these proteins:
- a CDS encoding C4-type zinc ribbon domain-containing protein, which produces MNQRLSSLIELQKLDLRIMEICEQRRKIPDRLHQLETPLRDARQLLQETVVSMEVAVKERRGYERDVEAQDAHNDKMRARLSEIKTNKEYQAHLFELQMANKKKSEIEDKVLACMEKIEELQRTMREAQERVEAVERTFAEEKRVLDELEGRLSSELAELDVQQRECATHVDRGLLDRYTKLKSARKDQALAAIKGGMCTGCRLQIPPQLVAEVKRSQDLHTCPYCHRMLYWEGEPTTDSKPATETAKDSSLEVGESV; this is translated from the coding sequence TTGAACCAGCGTCTTTCCTCCCTGATCGAATTGCAGAAGCTGGATCTCCGTATTATGGAGATCTGCGAACAACGCCGAAAAATCCCCGATCGATTGCATCAGCTCGAAACGCCGTTGCGCGACGCTCGTCAGTTGCTCCAAGAGACAGTGGTCTCGATGGAGGTTGCGGTCAAGGAGCGTCGAGGATACGAACGGGATGTGGAAGCTCAGGATGCGCACAACGACAAGATGCGTGCACGGCTCTCGGAGATCAAGACCAATAAGGAGTATCAGGCGCATCTCTTCGAGCTGCAAATGGCCAATAAGAAGAAGTCCGAAATTGAGGACAAGGTGTTGGCCTGCATGGAAAAGATCGAGGAGCTTCAACGAACGATGAGGGAGGCGCAGGAACGGGTTGAGGCGGTGGAACGTACGTTCGCAGAGGAAAAGCGCGTGCTGGATGAACTCGAAGGACGACTCTCCAGTGAGCTTGCGGAACTCGATGTCCAACAACGTGAATGCGCGACCCATGTCGATCGTGGGCTTCTCGATCGCTATACCAAGCTGAAATCCGCGAGGAAAGATCAGGCTCTCGCCGCCATCAAGGGCGGCATGTGTACGGGATGTCGCCTCCAAATTCCTCCCCAGTTGGTGGCGGAAGTCAAACGTTCGCAAGACCTCCATACCTGCCCCTATTGTCATCGGATGCTCTATTGGGAGGGAGAGCCGACGACGGACAGCAAGCCTGCGACTGAAACCGCAAAAGATAGTTCCCTGGAAGTCGGCGAGTCTGTCTGA
- the rpoD gene encoding RNA polymerase sigma factor RpoD encodes MPKQELLVEVKKLISIGKEKGFLTYDELNSTLPAEVVSSEQFGSIMTMFGEMDIEIVDAPEGSERQAKARDREEGSDEGEEGDGGEENEKEIDLTPGALSRTDDPVRLYLKEMGSVALLSREGEIEIAKRIEEGKRDIAFVIYGMPMTIEFILSLREQLKAGKIDVREIVPIVETEEDFEEEEVEKDYEELRVKTLDGLNAVRKVSTSLKGLYEKSRLAAKDPVKLKKIKKQIDAIREQVVDKMEAVNLHGVLKDRMVQRVREMAIQIRTAEREIVSCQRRLGVGGETGSELLRKLCRERKDVLTVKRKTGVSDEILQDIKRVYQAARAKIRQLEAEEALVSGEEVKDAVKHLDVAEEKVKRGKAELVEANLRLVVSIAKKYTNRGLQFLDLIQEGNIGLMKAVDKFEYKRGYKFSTYATWWIRQAITRAIADQARTIRIPVHMIETINKLIRTSRHLVQKLGREPTPEEIAERMDLPLDKVRKILKIAREPISLETPIGEEEDSHLGDFIEDKKAISPLEAAIRYDLQRQINSALETLTPREEKVLRKRFGIGEATDHTLEEVGQDFEVTRERIRQIEAKALRKLRHPSRSKKLRSFVESL; translated from the coding sequence ATGCCGAAACAAGAATTGCTCGTGGAAGTCAAGAAGCTCATTTCCATCGGAAAGGAAAAGGGGTTCTTAACCTATGACGAGTTGAACAGCACGTTGCCGGCTGAGGTCGTGTCGTCGGAACAGTTCGGCAGCATCATGACGATGTTTGGAGAAATGGACATTGAAATCGTCGACGCCCCCGAAGGGAGCGAGCGCCAGGCAAAAGCCCGCGATCGTGAGGAAGGGAGCGACGAAGGCGAGGAAGGCGACGGAGGGGAAGAGAACGAGAAGGAAATCGACTTGACGCCGGGCGCCCTGAGCCGGACGGACGATCCGGTCCGCCTGTATTTGAAGGAGATGGGCAGCGTCGCGCTACTGAGTCGCGAAGGCGAGATCGAAATCGCGAAGCGGATCGAAGAGGGCAAGCGGGACATCGCCTTTGTCATCTACGGCATGCCCATGACCATCGAATTCATCCTCTCCCTTCGCGAACAACTGAAGGCCGGCAAAATCGACGTTCGGGAGATCGTGCCCATTGTCGAAACGGAAGAAGATTTCGAGGAAGAAGAAGTTGAAAAAGACTACGAGGAATTGCGGGTCAAGACGCTGGACGGGTTGAACGCGGTCCGCAAAGTGTCGACGTCCTTGAAGGGGCTTTATGAAAAGTCGCGGCTGGCGGCCAAGGATCCCGTCAAACTGAAGAAGATCAAGAAGCAAATCGACGCCATCCGCGAGCAGGTCGTCGACAAGATGGAGGCCGTCAATCTGCACGGCGTGCTCAAGGATCGTATGGTTCAGCGCGTCCGCGAGATGGCCATCCAGATTCGCACGGCCGAGCGTGAGATTGTCAGCTGTCAGCGGCGATTGGGTGTGGGTGGTGAAACCGGCAGCGAACTGCTGCGTAAGCTGTGTCGGGAGCGGAAGGATGTCTTGACGGTCAAGCGCAAGACCGGGGTGTCCGACGAGATTCTTCAGGACATCAAAAGAGTCTATCAGGCGGCACGAGCGAAAATACGGCAGCTCGAAGCCGAGGAAGCGCTTGTATCCGGTGAAGAAGTCAAGGACGCCGTCAAACATCTGGACGTCGCAGAAGAGAAGGTCAAACGTGGTAAGGCCGAGTTGGTTGAGGCGAATCTTCGACTCGTCGTCAGCATCGCCAAGAAATATACAAACCGCGGCCTCCAATTCCTGGATTTGATCCAGGAAGGCAATATCGGCTTGATGAAGGCGGTGGACAAATTTGAGTACAAGCGCGGATATAAGTTCAGTACGTACGCCACATGGTGGATTCGGCAGGCGATTACGCGCGCGATCGCCGATCAGGCGCGGACAATCCGGATACCGGTGCACATGATCGAGACCATCAACAAGCTGATCCGCACGTCGCGTCATCTGGTGCAGAAGCTGGGGCGTGAACCGACGCCGGAAGAAATCGCCGAGCGGATGGATCTCCCGCTGGACAAGGTTCGCAAGATCCTGAAGATCGCTCGGGAGCCGATTTCCCTCGAGACGCCGATCGGAGAGGAAGAGGACAGCCACCTGGGCGATTTCATCGAGGACAAAAAGGCCATTTCACCTCTGGAGGCGGCCATCCGTTACGATCTCCAGCGCCAGATCAACAGCGCGTTGGAAACCCTGACGCCGCGCGAGGAGAAGGTGCTCCGTAAACGGTTTGGGATCGGTGAAGCGACGGACCATACCCTCGAGGAAGTCGGTCAGGATTTTGAGGTGACAAGGGAACGCATCCGCCAGATCGAGGCCAAGGCCTTGCGGAAATTGCGCCATCCGAGCCGGAGCAAGAAGTTGCGGAGCTTTGTCGAAAGCCTGTAG
- the gmd gene encoding GDP-mannose 4,6-dehydratase, with protein sequence MKKALITGITGQDGSYLSEFLLAKGYEVYGIIRRSSSFNTGRIEAIYEDPHVPHRRLHLVYGDLNDASSLNHILRTVQPDEIYNLGAQSHVRVSFDIPEYTGEITGLGTIRLLEAIRESGLRPKFYQASSSEMFGKVVEVPQRETTPFYPRSPYGAAKVYSYWITVNYREAYNLFACNGILFNHESPRRGETFVTRKITKAAARIKLGVQRDLFLGNLDAKRDWGFAGDYIQAMWMMLQAEAPDDYVIATGETHTVREMLELAFDRVGVDWKKHVKIDEKYYRPTEVDLLIGDAGKAKRELGWEPKVRFEELVAMMVDADLAMEQERLEGVRPKK encoded by the coding sequence GTGAAAAAAGCGCTCATCACCGGTATCACCGGTCAGGACGGATCGTATCTTTCAGAATTTCTGCTCGCGAAGGGATACGAAGTCTACGGCATTATCCGCCGCTCCAGCTCCTTCAATACGGGCCGCATCGAGGCGATTTATGAGGATCCCCATGTCCCGCACCGACGGCTCCATCTTGTGTACGGCGATCTTAACGACGCCAGCTCGTTGAATCACATATTGAGGACGGTGCAACCGGATGAGATCTACAATCTGGGAGCGCAGAGCCACGTGCGAGTCAGTTTCGACATCCCGGAATATACGGGAGAGATCACCGGATTGGGGACGATTCGACTGCTTGAAGCCATCCGTGAGTCCGGCCTCAGACCGAAGTTCTACCAAGCCTCCTCGAGTGAAATGTTTGGAAAGGTTGTGGAAGTTCCGCAGCGAGAGACGACGCCGTTCTACCCTCGTAGTCCCTACGGAGCGGCCAAAGTCTATTCGTATTGGATCACGGTCAATTACCGTGAGGCGTATAACTTGTTTGCCTGCAACGGGATTCTCTTCAATCACGAATCGCCGAGACGAGGGGAGACCTTCGTGACCAGAAAAATCACTAAGGCGGCTGCGCGCATTAAGCTGGGTGTTCAACGGGACCTGTTTTTGGGGAATCTCGATGCCAAACGCGATTGGGGGTTTGCAGGCGATTATATCCAGGCTATGTGGATGATGCTGCAGGCCGAGGCCCCTGATGACTACGTGATTGCCACGGGGGAAACCCATACTGTGCGGGAAATGCTGGAGCTGGCCTTTGACCGGGTGGGGGTGGATTGGAAAAAGCACGTGAAGATCGACGAGAAGTACTACCGTCCCACCGAAGTGGACTTGCTCATCGGCGATGCCGGTAAGGCGAAGCGGGAGTTAGGCTGGGAGCCAAAGGTCCGATTCGAGGAGCTTGTGGCGATGATGGTCGATGCCGATCTCGCAATGGAACAAGAACGGTTGGAGGGCGTCAGGCCTAAGAAATGA